The following are encoded in a window of Bacillus sp. SORGH_AS_0510 genomic DNA:
- a CDS encoding cytochrome d ubiquinol oxidase subunit II → MLDVYLAITVLWGFVFIYAVMATMDFGAGFWSMFYINRRKATATNIANRYLSPTWEVTNTFIVALVVAVYSLFPRGAYTLGTILLVPGSLILLLLSLRSAFLVFSNIADDYKKPLTYISGICGILIPGLLISVLPITHGNYVDFSGNRQTLDLAGLFSSPNEYAFFGFALTSTLFLSSLLLADYSKASEEFDAYRVYRRDALFIGPVSLLMAFLIMLTLKNEADWIYGKMMKDLPLLYLSLACFLVGGLGLLLPSHKTKTPGWPRLAVIAITAQYLVASYVYGKAHLPYIVYPKVTIHSAFTDPNSFRAIFITYIVGFAILFPGFIYFWSLFMNDKRYLRQSKAGASKK, encoded by the coding sequence ATGTTGGATGTCTATCTGGCAATAACAGTATTATGGGGGTTTGTTTTTATCTATGCTGTTATGGCAACCATGGATTTTGGCGCAGGCTTTTGGTCCATGTTTTACATTAACCGGAGAAAAGCAACTGCAACAAATATTGCTAACCGTTATCTATCACCCACATGGGAGGTAACAAATACATTTATTGTGGCGTTGGTTGTTGCTGTCTATAGTCTTTTTCCTCGAGGTGCCTATACACTCGGTACGATTTTATTAGTACCGGGAAGTCTAATTTTATTGCTGCTGTCCCTTCGCAGTGCGTTTTTGGTCTTTTCTAATATAGCTGATGATTACAAAAAACCTCTAACATATATTTCTGGAATCTGTGGAATTCTTATTCCAGGTTTATTAATTAGTGTGCTTCCTATAACTCATGGGAATTATGTGGATTTTTCAGGTAATCGCCAAACATTGGATTTAGCCGGATTATTTTCCAGCCCAAATGAATATGCATTTTTCGGGTTCGCTCTAACAAGCACATTGTTTCTCTCTTCCCTTCTGTTGGCGGACTATTCTAAAGCCTCAGAAGAATTCGATGCGTATCGTGTCTATCGCAGAGATGCATTATTTATCGGTCCAGTATCTTTATTAATGGCTTTTCTAATCATGTTAACATTAAAAAATGAAGCGGATTGGATTTATGGGAAAATGATGAAAGATCTTCCTCTACTATACTTATCACTTGCTTGTTTTCTAGTGGGTGGTCTTGGCTTACTATTGCCATCTCATAAAACAAAAACACCTGGCTGGCCCCGTTTAGCTGTTATTGCAATAACGGCACAATATTTAGTCGCCAGCTATGTCTACGGTAAGGCACATTTGCCTTACATTGTTTATCCTAAGGTAACAATTCATTCCGCTTTTACTGACCCTAACTCATTTAGAGCCATATTCATTACCTATATTGTTGGCTTTGCCATATTGTTTCCCGGTTTTATTTACTTCTGGAGC